Proteins from a single region of Oreochromis niloticus isolate F11D_XX linkage group LG7, O_niloticus_UMD_NMBU, whole genome shotgun sequence:
- the LOC112847289 gene encoding uncharacterized protein LOC112847289 — protein sequence MAKDCPKLVQCTDCGSERHITALHPNPRPQHAESLVASEGYGGGEREGEANVADVTSKCTEVCGDSVGSRSCSKICLVRVYPAGQPEKAVKMYAVLDEQSNRSLAKTYFFDIFNIEGQLEPYTLKTCSGVVEIAGRRARDFILESLDGTTQLSLPTLIEYDMIPDDRMEIPSPEITHYYPHLKAIKGKIPEIDPEADILLLLGRDILRVHKVREQHNGLHNEPYAQRLDLGWVIVGEVCLGEVHKTSNIRVYKTNILPNGRASLLSACPNNMQVKEKLCCYTSNLSLQSSAQHLESKESEFASQVFQRTQRDYVPAMSIDDESFLKTLDEKVYKDSYNTWVAPLPFRSPRNHLPNNRPQALKRLASLRRTLEKKPQMRKHFIDFMQRMFVEKQAEPAPPLKEGEERWYLPIFGVYHPQKPDQIRVVFDSSAKHEGISLNDVLLSGPDLNNTLLGVLIRFRREPIAVTADVQQMFYCFKVCEEHRNFLRFLWYENNDLQKAVKEFRMTVHVFGNSPSPAVAIYCLRRAAKEADDSTTSAREFITHNFYVDDGLASFPNEAEATSVLRTAKAMLAKSNIKLHKIASNSSSVMQAFPPEDLAKDLKDLDLGVESLPLQRSLGLIWNLETDNFTFCLSKEEKPLTKRGILSAVNSLFDPLGFVVPVTVGGRHLVRNLSVEQYDWDTPLPASKQEHWKLWKNSMKDLEQLQIPRLYVPVSLSTQTQHRELCVFSDASVMAIVAVAYLKTISATGEIHVGFVMAKAKLASHPAHTVPRLELCAAVLATEMAVFIQDEMDIDIHSVTYYTDSKIVLGYIYNTSRRFYVYVSNRIAQITKSSRPDQWHYITTEENPADHGTRPTTAAALKSTNWFTGPSFLLSPSQGLLPQSHSTQ from the exons ATGGCCAAAGATTGTCCTAAATTGGTGCAGTGCACAGATTGTGGTAGTGAAAGACATATCACCGCACTACACCCCAATCCTCGTCCTCAACATGCAGAGAGCCTGGTAGCTAGTGAAGGGTATGGCGGgggggaaagagaaggagaagcAAATGTGGCTGACGTGACATCAAAATGCACAGAAGTATGCGGAGACTCAGTTGGTTCAAGGTCATGCTCTAAGATATGTTTGGTCAGAGTGTATCCTGCTGGACAACCAGAGAAAGCTGTTAAGATGTATGCTGTTCTAGACGAACAAAGCAATCGCTCCTTGGCTAAAACATACTTTTTTGACATCTTCAACATTGAGGGACAGCTTGAACCGTatacactgaaaacatgctcaGGTGTTGTGGAGATAGCAGGGAGACGAGCCCGTGACTTCATTTTGGAGTCCCTTGATGGCACCACTCAGCTTTCCCTGCCTACTCTTATTGAGTACGATATGATACCTGATGATAGAATGGAAATCCCATCCCCAGAAATCACTCATTACTACCCACATCTGAAGGCAATTAAGGGAAAAATCCCAGAAATTGATCCAGAAGCTGACATCCTCCTTCTCCTTGGCAGAGACATTCTGCGTGTGCACAAAGTCAGAGAACAGCATAATGGTCTCCATAATGAGCCATATGCTCAGCGACTTGACCTTGGTTGGGTGATCGTAGGGGAAGTGTGTCTGGGAGAAGTGCATAAGACATCCAACATCCGTGTATACAAGACCAACATTCTACCAAATGGACGAGCTTCACTCTTGAGTGCATGTCCAAACAATATGCAagtcaaagaaaagctttgttgCTACACCTCAAACCTAAGTCTTCAAAGCTCTGCACAACACTTGGAAAGTAAGGAAAGTGAGTTTGCCAGTCAGGTGTTTCAAAGGACACAACGTGATTACGTCCCTGCTATGTCAATCGATGACGagagtttcttgaagacattaGATGAAAAAGTCTATAAAGACAGTTACAATACTTGGGTTGCCCCATTACCTTTTCGGTCACCACGAAACCACCTTCCCAATAACCGACCTCAAGCATTAAAGCGTCTTGCATCTCTTCGGAGAACTCTGGAGAAAAAACCACAAATGAGGAAACACTTCATCGATTTCATGCAAAGAATGTTTGTTGAAAAGCAAGCAGAGCCGGCCCCTCCATTAAAAGAAGGTGAGGAAAGGTGGTATCTACCAATATTCGGGGTTTACCACCCGCAAAAACCCGACCAGATAAGGGTAGTGTTCGATTCAAGTGCCAAACATGAAGGGATTTCCCTCAATGATGTACTCCTGAGTGGACCCGACTTGAACAACACTCTCCTTGGGGTTCTGATCCGCTTCCGCAGAGAACCTATAGCAGTTACAGCGGATGTGCAGCAGATGTTCTACTGCTTCAAGGTCTGCGAGGAACACCGCAACTTTCTGAGGTTCTTATGGTATGAAAACAATGATCTCCAAAAAGCAGTGAAAGAGTTCCGAATGACAGTACATGTATTTGGCAACA GTCCATCACCAGCAGTTGCCATTTACTGCCTCAGACGAGCTGCTAAGGAAGCAGATGACTCCACTACCAGTGCAAGGGAGTTCATCACACACAATTTTTATGTGGATGATGGACTTGCATCTTTTCCTAATGAAGCAGAAGCCACTAGTGTCCTGCGCACTGCCAAAGCGATGCTAGCTAAATCAAACATTAAGCTACACAAGATTGCATCGAACAGCAGCAGTGTTATGCAAGCATTCCCACCAGAAGACTTGGCCAAGGATTTGAAAGATCTAGACCTAGGAGTGGAGTCACTACCTCTTCAGAGGAGTCTAGGTCTAATTTGGAATCTGGAGACAGACAACTTCACCTTCTGTTTGTCGAAGGAGGAGAAGCCCTTGACAAAAAGAGGGATTTTGTCTGCAGTGAACAGTTTATTTGACCCTTTGGGATTTGTAGTGCCAGTCACAGTGGGAGGAAGACATTTAGTGAGAAACCTCTCCGTTGAACAGTATGACTGGGACACACCATTGCCAGCTTCAAAACAAGAACACTGGAAACTGTGGAAAAACTCTATGAAAGACTTAGAACAGCTCCAGATTCCAAGACTATATGTTCCAGTGTCTTTGTCCACAcagactcagcacagagagtTGTGCGTGTTTTCAGATGCATCAGTCATGGCTATAGTTGCTGTGGCTTACTTGAAAACAATTTCTGCAACAGGAGAGATCCATGTGGGATTTGTTATGGCAAAGGCAAAGCTGGCCTCACACCCAGCACACACCGTGCCCCGTCTTGAGCTCTGTGCTGCGGTTTTGGCAACTGAAATGGCGGTCTTCATCCAAGATGAAATGGATATTGACATTCATTCTGTGACGTACTATACTGACAGCAAGATAGTACTGGGCTACATATATAACACCTCACGCAGGTTTTATGTCTATGTGTCAAACAGGATAGCACAGATCACAAAGTCATCTCGTCCAGATCAGTGGCATTACATCACCACTGAAGAAAACCCAGCAGACCATGGAACTCGGCCAACAACTGCTGCAGCTCTCAAAAGCACCAATTGGTTCACTGGACCATCATTTCTATTGAGTCCTTCTCAAGGACTTCTTCCGCAAAGTCATTCCACTCAATGA
- the LOC100690467 gene encoding probable polypeptide N-acetylgalactosaminyltransferase 8, translated as MRGTWKKRTFFLLGTIVGLFFLGMFLKNGYQPGVDTDKDLDTPRMIRSFSNLEASISNLNDALRRFEKKQDVMQKMLEEDSDRHRKSAEVQKQAEKQKEGDANIQPQNEAAPMKKSEKLFPNSYLFKKWGANLSEDDQREAQSLYEKYGYNVFLSDRLPLDRPLPDTRDPRCLKKSYPKDLPSLSVVLIYLDEALSVLQRALRSIIDRTPKNLLKEIIMVDDNSSKENLKGDLDMYVKSLEQENPNLRIVRVRHSEQRGLAYARASGWRAATADVVAILDAHIEVHEMWAEPLLTQIKADRTVVVSPVFDKISFDDLKVIKYYPSAHAFDWALWCMYESFTPEYYKLNDGSLPGKSPSVMGIMVADRKFLGEIGGLDEGMKVYGGENVELGIRVWTCGGSVEVVPCSKIAHIERAHKPYMPDLRPVMKRNALRVAEIWMDEYKHNVNLAWNIPFENHGIDIGDISERKKLRERLNCKPFKWYLDNVYPKLDPWDNLLAYGGMKNLDADMCLDQGPVPGHTPIAYNCHYYVSQLAYYRGTGELYIGGIKSHKYNDNRCLADTGTEETEPGLYNCKEAIQKGIGIYWDFTQGKELKNRQTKRCLEVINQKLLIQECTGQRWQSQHIVKPF; from the exons ATGAGGGGAACGTGGAAAAAGCGGACATTCTTTTTACTGGGGACCATAGTGGGCCTCTTCTTTTTGGGCATGTTTCTGAAGAACGGATACCAACCTGGTGTGGATACCGATAAAGATTTGGACACACCGCGTATGATCAGGAGTTTTTCCAACCTGGAGGCAAGCATCAGCAATCTAA ACGATGCACTCAGACGTTTTGAGAAAAAGCAGGATGTTATGCAGAAGATGTTAGAAGAAGACAGCGACAGACACAGAAAATCAGCAGAGGTCCAAAAGCAAGCAGAGAAGCAGAAGGAAGGTGATGCAAATATCCAACCCCAAAATGAGGCAGCTCCAATGAAAAAGTCTGAAAAACTCTTCCCTAACTCATACTTGTTCAAGAAGTGGGGAGCAAATCTCTCTGAGGATGACCAAAGAGAGGCTCAGAGCCTGTATGAGAAGTATGGGTACAATGTTTTTCTGAGCGACCGCCTCCCTCTGGATCGACCTCTTCCAGATACCAGAGATCCTCG GTGTTTGAAAAAGAGTTACCCCAAGGACCTGCCAAGTCTCAGTGTGGTGCTCATCTACCTGGATGAAGCCCTGTCTGTTCTCCAAAGAGCCCTGCGCAGCATCATCGACCGCACTCCTAAAAACCTGCTGAAGGAGATAATAATGGTGGATGACAATAGTTCTAAAG AAAATCTGAAGGGTGACCTTGACATGTATGTGAAGTCGCTTGAGCAGGAGAACCCTAATCTCCGTATTGTGAGAGTGAGGCACAGCGAGCAGAGAGGTCTCGCTTATGCCAGAGCATCCGGGTGGAGGGCTGCTACTGCTGACGTGGTGGCCATCCTGGATGCACACATCGAAGTCCATGAGATGTG GGCTGAACCTCTGCTGACACAGATTAAAGCTGACAGAACTGTGGTGGTTTCCCCGGTGTTTGATAAAATCAGCTTTGATGATCTCAAGGTTATTAAATATTATCCCAGTGCACACGCCTTCGACTGGGCTCTGTGGTGCATGTATGAGAGTTTTACACCCGAGTATTACAAACTTAATGACGGTTCACTGCCTGGCAA GAGTCCATCTGTCATGGGGATCATGGTTGCTGATAGAAAGTTTCTGGGGGAAATTGGAGGCCTTGATGAAGGAATGAAAGTGTATGGTGGAGAAAATGTTGAGCTGGGAATTCGT GTATGGACATGTGGAGGCAGTGTTGAAGTTGTTCCATGTTCCAAGATCGCCCACATCGAGAGGGCCCACAAGCCCTACATGCCTGACCTGAGACCTGTCATGAAGAGAAATGCCCTCAGAGTTGCAGAgatctggatggatgaatacAAGCACAACGTTAACTTGGCTTGGAACATCCCATTTGAG AATCATGGAATTGACATAGGCGACATTTCAGAGAGGAAGAAACTCAGAGAAAGGCTGAACTGTAAACCTTTCAAATGGTACCTGGATAATGTGTATCCAAAGCTGGATCCCTGGGACAACCTACTCGCATATGGAGGA ATGAAGAACCTTGATGCTGACATGTGCCTAGACCAAGGTCCAGTACCAGGTCACACACCGATTGCCTACAACTGCCACTATTATGTTTCTCAA ttAGCATATTATCGTGGAACGGGTGAGCTCTACATTGGTGGCATCAAGTCACATAAGTACAATGACAACCGATGTTTAGCTGACACAGGCACAGAAGAAACTGAGCCTGGCCTGTACAACTGTAAGGAGGCTATTCAGAAAGGAATTGGGATATACTGGGACTTCACTCAG GGTAAAGAACTgaagaacagacagacaaagagaTGCCTGGAAGTTATAAACCAGAAACTTCTAATACAGGAATGTACAGGACAAAGATGGCAAAGTCAACACATAGTCAAGCCCTTTTAA